gtgtgtgtgtagcatcagAGTggaaccacaaacacacactgaggtcAGTGTGTGTCCCTTCACACAGACGCTGTCTGTTCctgatgaatttatttaaaaacctgTCAGGAGGTTGAATTCAATCCTTTTCTGCGGTTCAGTCGTTTCCACGCGGCCCCGGATCGGACCGACGAGTCGCCACGTCACGCGTCATGCACCCGTGTGACCACAGGGGGCAGCGTGTCGCCTCCGAACCCTCATCTGAGCTCCGCCCCCACCAGCAAACGAGTGATCAGCTGACTTCACCGGCAGCCGATCGCTTGATCAAAtgaaagccccgccccccttcaTGACTTCATGTCGTTTGTGATTTGATCTGACGTCTTCGAGCCGGCCAATCGGAGGTGAGAGGAGACGACGGGGTTAAAACTGAGGAcgttttgtttctgtgtctgtgtagaTGGACTCAGGTGGATGGACGTTCATCTATCCTCCATCAAACcagtggaggaggtgaaggaggaggtgaaggaggaggtgatggaggaggtgaaggaggagtcGATGTTGGACTCACCGGTTGACACAGACTCATCCATCAGTGACGTCTTCGACGGAGAAGAGAAGCTATAGCAGGAAGTCTTTCCGTCACCTGCGTCCTTCTCAttcagctgatgatgtcatcagccgtCTCATGACATCATCCAGTCGTACCGCCCTCTTTACTTTTCTCTTTTATCCTTTTTATCTCTTCTTGATGGTCAGCTGACCGTCACACGCTCCATGGATGGACCCTGACTGACCACCAATGGATGaatgttttaataaagtttttattgaCAGTCATGTGGGCGTGGCTCACTTTTCTTTATCGTATAAATTTCTATACataatcagtcaatcaaaccCCAGCAGACCACGACCATTTCTGTTTGTGCTCTGGTTGCCAGGACGATCTAGAAACAACAACGCGCAGCTTTAAACTTGTTTGTCTTctacgtttttgttttgtttttttcccacacatgagcagaagaagaaaaatcatttaaatatatttatgggATAAAGAAACTGAACAAACGTTTGGAGAGCCTGTCAGTCAAAACCgtgggaataaaaacatttttatattaccctgtgtaacacacacacacacacacacacactgggagcaGAAACATGGAGTCAGTTTTGTGTTGATAACAGGATGATAAGCAGGAAACGGGAttagaggagcagcaggagagagTGAGGCTGACGctgaacagaacacacacacacacaccagaggaacacacacaccacacacacacacacacacacacacacacacacatatgacaCTGAACTTGTCAAGCTGCAGCTTTTCATGTGAAACATGTTAAGAGACGTTTTAAAGGGGAACTTCTCAAACCGTgactgcctgtctctctctctgaccccgCCCGTCTGTCTCTCCTGTATTGATCCCGTCTCTCTGTATCTTCCTGCTGATCAATATTCTCAGATGAAGGATTAACTCCTGGTCAGGTTTAACTAATCCCCAGTGGGTCATCTGATCTCTGCTgctctccatcatccctccatctttgTTTCTCCTCATTCCATCACCGGGGCAACGACCCACGTTCTGTGTTCTaacagaaatattgatcatttgaCGATCAGCACCGCTGACCCGCCTGTTCCTGAACCTCAGGAAGAACTCTTAACATGAACGCTGGCTTTTAAACACGGTCCTGGTTTGGTCGTGGATCCTGATCGGATCCACCCGGTGGACTCGTCGTCTCCTGCGGTTTCCTGAGTGCATTAAAGATCCATAAATACCAACAGGCTTGAAGCTGCAGCAGATAGAGGCTCTTTGTCTGAACATCgtgatgaatattttattatcCGTATTGTCTTCTCTGCTTATTTCTATCCTTCATCTCCCACATCGCTCCCACGTGTTCCTGTTCACATCTGGAACCGGTTCTCACAGAATTATCCAGATTAAACTGTCGATGATTTAACACCGGACTGGAAGTGTCGTCCTTTTGAAACAGTCGTAAAACCAGCGTGGCGCTGTTAGCAACTTACCCTGAAACCCAAAGTCAGACACCATCGACCATCATCTGATGATGATTTATCCCTGTGGGGGTTGTggggcagaggggggggggggtgcagacaTCTGATTCCAGACAAACTGAAGTCGTTGATTTTCTCACATGAACAAACGGCGTATCATTCTGCCGCTATTTTGGAAATATAACCAGCTTTGCAGCCACTGAACGAAATGCAGCCAaactctctttatttttagCTGTGGGGTGTTTGTGCACGTCGCCATGACAACCGTCTCGTTCCTTCCGTATGCCTGATAGTTGTTAATATCATCTACTGCAGGGAGACAACTTTGATTCGTGTCATGTATTTATGCTTTGACTTCTGGGGAGTAAAAAACAGATGAGTCAGGATTCTttgaaaattattataattatgcaTAAATCACTTCAAACATTTTAGAAGAGGCTTTTAGCATAAAGGATAATTGGATAAAGGGGCAATCCGACACTAGAGtgtggtgttatttttttctaaatgactgattgtgtgttttaatgcagACAATAAATTCAAACGGCGCCTCATTAATGATTCATCTCCACTGAGGAGTTGTTGTCCCGCTCTGCACGTCTGTTATAAATCCTGTTTGCCCACAATATGACTATTTATTCCCGTTAAAACCAGTCAGATGCAGCCGCAGGAGGTGCACTGCtccaagccccgcctcctcattagcatacaaatgAAGGGCGGAGGCCCGCCTCATTAACTCTAGACAGAGAGTaattaaacagtgttttaatccCAGCTGACCCAAAAACCACAAAAGACACCCTCAACACGACCCCGCCTTCAGAAGACAATAAAGAGTCAGACGCGTAAAAATATTTACGGTTTAAACaggattttattcttttcttgtattttgaccaaatctgtttttcaataggagacaaaaaaagtatttgtttatGAAGCTTTgatatgtttttaaattatattatcagtaaaaatttattttacataatttattttatttatttgttttgtttgtttatttttttggatcTCAAAAAAGGAGACACACCTCCTGGAGCAGGTCTGAAACGGGACGGACGTCAGGACCTGACGGAAACCTGACAGACAGGGAGGAGCTGAGGGGCGGAGCGTCAAGACGACCAGACAGGTAGTGGTGTGAATCTCCCCTTCAAAATAATCGTAACTTATTAATTCATAAATTAGAATGTAAAGGGAGGAAgtaaagatgaataaaagaataaaataacgTGTCTAGAATTTGTCAAGGATTGATTAAAAACCAAACCCAACCCACAGACTTtgtgagacagaaaaataaagtcctGACTACATTGTAATGATCTGCTGTCAGTTCAACTCAGGTAAATAGAATGGCATggcatgaaattaaaatatttaaccaTCACCTTTAGTAGCTTTTGCTTTCATGCTCGTCTGTTTGTTGTAGCAAaagaattgtaaaaaaaaattttttttacaaaggtGATGGAAGGATTCCAGCAATTCATTATTAGCGTCattatacattttcattttgttattgcTGCTTCGGTGGAGGTATGTGCTCTCCTGTGAAACATCCAGAGAAAGAAACAGTTTTTATCTCCGTTACGATTGTTAAAAACTTCAGCTCAGCTACTGAGGCTCACGGTACAGcgttgagttttattttgaaggcgcCTACAGGAAGTGTGTGCCTACGTCACTATTTGTAGCAGCTGTGCGTGTCAGCGTGGATGGGCGGGGCTTAGTGTACAACACTGACACTGTCGGTCAGTCTGGACTAACTTTCCGCAGGAGCGGCAGCAGCGCGGAGTTCACGCCGACCGTCCGCTGCGCTCGGACGGATCCTCACCGCTGCAGCACCGCTGACCCGGACCTCTCACCGGCCGCACCGGGGACCAATCACCGGATTTACTGGACCTGTCTGACCGCAGCGGAACCACCGGTTGATACCGGGGAGCTGCGCACATCGGTCTGAGCTGCTGGGATCGGTTTCACCGTCCGGACCGGGTGATAAATTCCGGTCCCTGCAGGTGAGGCTTCCGGTGTGGTCGGAACCGTCGGAATGTCCTCACGCAGGCCGGTGTTGAACGCACGCCGCTGCCCCGCACACTGAGACCCAGACACCACGCCGGACAGACTGACGGGGCAGATGTCGCTCTCCGCCGCCTCCAGACGGGACCGGGCGGCAGCTGAcgcggaggcggcggcggcggagcggCTACGCTCGGTGCGGGACCGGCTGGAGGCCACCGCGTCCGGGCTGGGGGAGCTGGAGTACCTGCGCCAGCGGCAGGAGGTGCTCGTCCGGACCGCTTTGGACCTCCAGGTGGATGAGGAGCCGAACCGGGAGGCGCAGCTGAGCCCCGaggagaagctgctggaggacaACATCCTCCTGCTCAGGAAGCAGCTGGTAGGTCCGaccggtgacctctgacccctgtgaCCCCCTGACCCCAGTTTGGGCCTGTGACTCAGGTGTGCAAGATGACGTCATAGGTCACGGGGTTGCCTGATGGGACGATAAGAACCAATCCAGGAAGTGGGGCAGGGTGTGTCAGAGGATCATCAGGCGTCAGCAGCTGTTATTGATTTGACAAATAATCAATTAATCCTTAAAACATCAGGAAGTGTTGAGGAAGTGTTGGCGTGTTCCATTTTATTGGTTGATAATGAGTCTCAGAAATATTGATTACTGATGGGAAACAAGTCATAATAGACGAttaagaacaaacaaaacagaacccGTGGAATCCGATAAACAAACCCCCCACTAGAACCTGGAACCACATCGGGATCATCCAATCATCGCTTTAGAaccttctttgttgttttttatatataaaaatactaGTGACGTTTTAacaatctttttcttttaatggcTTCAATTTGTTCTTCCTGGTTCTGGGAAACTTGACTTCATTGGAGGTGATCCATCTTTACGGTCAAAACAAACATCCGGAGGTTCAGAGACGATGATGtcatggatgatgatgatgatggtgggagTGAAGAGTGTGTCTGTAGGGGGGATCTGACCCCCCCCAAGCTCAGACAGGATGTTGGGAATTTCAATGATTCCAGGTTTAAGATATttaagctgtgtgtgtgagagagtgtgtttTCAATTAAATAGGCATGATAGTCTGACATGGCCTCAGGCAGCTGGGagataatgaacacacacacacacacacacacacacacacacaactacacttCGTGTTGATTTGTTGAGCTTCATTGACAGACCTCTGtctgcattgtgtgtttttatcgaATGAGATCAGCTTCATCTCAGTGGGAGGATTTGACCCCATGAGAACCTGATGTTTACCtttgggtcacatgaccgtCAGCTGACGTCCCTGGCAGCATGAgaactttaaaaattaaaaagtttctCTGTTCCTGAAATATTAAACTGGTTTAAATTGCGTTTAAACTGGTTTGGATGGCGATTTTAAACTGGTTCATGTACGGCGTTGGTCTCCCCAGCATTGGGTCTCGTGTTGACTGGTCTGTTTCTGCAGCTGTTTGGTGTTGGGGGGTGAATCCTGTCCTCCAGATGGAACCCGATCTGTCGTtctttttgcttcttttcttcatctttcttctttttcctcctgttttttcccccctcgtcttcctctttgaggacagactcctggtctgttgtgtttttggacGCTGTCTGTCCTGCAGATGAGGTTCTAAACTTGAATCTGGATCAGATTAGTAactgccccgcccccacccccccaaaaaaagcagGAACAAATGGAGATTCCTGTGAGCTGCTGGAAACTCTGCAGATCGACTTTCAGCTGTGTGAAGCAGCTGAGACACAAACAATGTTCAGACCGTCGGCACGGCAACCAAGGTGaagggttctggttctggttctggtctgtACTGGACTGGACCAGTATGTGATGTGTTCTCCTGAGACATAGTTTAGTTCCATTTATGATGTTGGTCGACCTTTGGATTGAACATCAGATTGAGTTTTGAGCTTTTACACTCAAATCGATTGAAAGACTTAATCCAGATTAATGTGCTCAGTGTAAACACCTGAACTGGAATAAGACTGGACTGCAAACCTTTTCTTGAACGGTTCTGAGGAACATCTGAGCATTCTTTTAAATATGTACAGgaacagaggtcagaggtcaggctgCTGATGGGATGAAAGGGACTCGGGCTCGAAACAGGAAATGGGTTtcgacatcacttcctgttggctcGGCCGTCAGGTGGTTGATTGACAAGAGAAACAGCTGGAGAGcgttggtttgtttttgaacATGCAGGTCATTCCAGAGAGCAgctgcgacacacacacacacacacacacacacacacagttttagaAGCTGCTGAGTGATTCTGATGAAGTCGGGTTCTGGTTCGATCAGCAGGAGTTTGTTCTCGTTCGAATGGAATGCAGCACATGACCTGAGAGCAGCGCTGCATAACACGCGTGTTTTCCAtcccagcagtgtgtgtgtgtgtgtttgtctctctaaTGTCCCACAATAAGAAGCATCGTGTCACTAAATCATCCTGACCTGAGCTTGTTTGCGCTGCAGAATATTTAAAGGAACAAACCAccctttttgttttaaagttaaaaaaatgaagttttttaaagttttaatgaGTCAAAAATTCTAAATTCACAAATGATACTGAACATGTTAACAGGAAAATTATTAGGTTATTAACCTACATTTATGCTCTCACGGTTTGTTTGCCTTATATTCCACAATTATTTGTggaatataatttttattgtgttaAATTTTAATGACTAAACGAATGCCCTCAGCAGATTTAAATAATTctcatgaataatgaatgagatTCACTGATGAGAGAAAACATTAATTACATGACCTGCagcggtgctgctgctgcagagaccATGAGTTGCTCCTCATTAAGATGAGCAAATCCAGGTTCTAgatttaagaaaattaaagttgGATACGGATTATCGGATCGTCTGGGAGCGGATCTGAGGAAAGTcagctgaaaaaaaagtttacagcttttgttttttttgttggttttgaaTCAAAATTTTGGTCTTTAGCAATTTGGGAcaatttcattttccttttccgttttctgtctgtgtcattTGTTCCCTCTGGGTTTGGTTCTGATGTGACTGGGTTTATTCTGGTGGTTCCCATCAGAACTGTCTGCGGAGGAGAGACGCCGGACTCATCAGTCAGCTGCAGGAGTTGGACCGGCAGATCAGCGACCTGCGACTGGACACCGAGACGCCGCAGGACCAACTGGAGACGGACAGCCGACCCAGTTCAGGTACCagaaaaccagaaccagatAAATGAGGACAAAGAATTCTTCAGATCAATACATCATTAATggtttaccccccacccccaccccagggTTCTACGAACTGAGCGACGGGGCGTCTGGGTCTCTGTCCAACTCGTCCAACTCTGTCTTCAGCGAGTGTTTCTGCTCCACGGCGGACGCTGATGCACGCTTCCCATCTGCAGGTACAGAGCCGATCAATCACGTCATTGATTAGATGATCAGGAGATGAAGTGATGACGAAGCACTTaatgtctcctcttcctcctcctcctccgttgTTTGATATCGTGGTCAGAAGTCATCTTGAAATCCAAAATGAATTGAAATTGCACTTTTTTACCCTCAAAAACTTTCAATTtaattgttttgctttatttctataaatatatgaacataaaatgaattttttatCTGTGAGAGGGGAAAATGTGGAAAGTCATTCTCTACTTGAGGCTCAAACTGTCACACCTGGAGTAATACAAACGGAACACCagtctgctgacacacacacacacacacacacacacacacacacacacacacacacacacacagaggagatgTTTGTCTCCGCCGTCAACAGGCTGAGCTGCTGTCTGGTTGGAGGCGGATCGGTGGCATGATGTGACTGAACTGGGTTAAAACACGGCGTCACGACCTTTAAATAAACTCATCCTGAGGTCACAACGTTTATTTACCTGCTGGAAGATTGTATTAGAATCCATTAGAATTCCATTAAAATCCCGCTGCTGTCAAACGTCCAAAATTGACACCTTTAATATCGACAAAAATCTGAACAAATTCGTAAAAAGTTTGACATCGTCGTTCACCGATCTTCGATGTCTGGTCATTCTCATCGTGACTCTTCGTTTTTGCAGACTAATAGCTTGTGTGAGGTCACAGGAGATGTTGGAGCAGAGgctagacaggaagtgatgtaatGACTTAAGTGCTGCGTGTGTTTTTGTAGCGTCTCTGTTCCGGATTTGATCGGAGGGATTTGGATGCGTGGCTGGTTACAGATGAGAGATGAGAACGTGGGAGTTGGTTCTTCCACTCTCATCTTTTTGAAGTGTTGCTAATTCCGATAAGTTCGTTATCTCGTCAAGAGATAAACTTCCAGCAGCCACCATTAGCTACCGTTTGCTACCgattttttaattgtgttcCCTGCGGGCCTCGTTTTGCTCACCCAAacgccccccctccacctccgtCTGGACGGACACGCTGGTGtatatcattttcatttcataccCGGGACCACGAGGAGTTAACGTTTCACAGAACGCTGTCTCCACAGGAAAGAATTTTCCACTTACTAATGCCTGTGCGCTCCATCCAAGAAGGGTCATTACCACATCCAGCAGACCATTTCATCAGAGCTCCGCGGCCAGGAAACAGCTTCGGTCAGAGTTAGCTTCCTGTCAACTGTTGACATTAGGAAATGCAGCAACATGAAATAAACTTCGATCCATTTAGTGTCTTTATTTTCGGAGCTGTGCAATGATTTGCGGTTTGGTTTACGGCAGCTCAGACGGTAAATAAGTGTGACCGTCCTGAATCTGCAGCCGTGTGCGACTTCATCTTtcccctcttctctctgttccCGCCTCCCAGACGAGCTCCCCAGCTGTTTGGACTGCGACGGATCGGTCGGCGGACTTCTTGAAGACCTTTCGTCCTCCGGTACGGTCCGCCGCTCGCTCTCGGCGCCTCACCCACCCACCCTGGATGCCGTCTCCTTCGTGGGGACGTGTGACCACCAGTCGAGGTATCACTGCGACGTGGTCGCCCGAAATGGCAGCGAGGTGTTCCGTTACCCGAGCCCGCTGCACGCCGTCGCCGTCCAGAGCCCGGTCTTCCTCCAGATGTTGGGTCACGGAGGTCACAGGAGGGAAGAAGGATTTGAAGGACTCAAACCAGAGGGTTCCTCTCCTACCGATTGCATTTCAGCTCCTCATGTACCCCAGAGCTCCTCTTGGCCCACCCCCTCTTCTGCTGAAATTCCGCCCCATAAGCGCCTGGACGGCTACATCTACAGTCTGGTACAACGGAGGGCCCTGCCTGTCAGGACAAGCCGACCCAGGACCAGCATCAGTACCGACCCGTCTAAGAGCATCCTGAGGCAGGCCAGTCTCTGTTTGAGGCAGGGATCCAGTCCCAGCTCTGGTCCCAGTTTGGGATCTCAAAGGGGGTGTGAACTCAAACCAAGCTGGCCGGTGGGAGGGGCATCGACAGAAAGTGCTTCCACCTCTTCTCCCCAGAGGCAGTGGTCTATGGAAAGTAAATCTGAGGAGCAGGACGGGCAAAATGTTTTCCCTGACGGCAGCGGTGAGATGGTCCAACATGGCTTCAAGGTTAACATCCCTGACCTGGCCCAAAATCAGAGCAGCTCTGCTCTTAATGGCATCCAAAACCTCATTAACAAGGACATAAATACCGGCGCTAACAGTCTACTGAAGAACAAAAAGCCTCTTCTCCCCGCAGGAGCGTCACCGACAACTCTTTCTAAAGACACAAGGGAGCTGGACAGTCCCAAATTTAACTCCCCTCCCAAAGACTCAAAGCAGCCGTGTTCCTCCCCTGACCAGGAACAGCTCTATAAATCACCACCAGCTGTCAAAACACAATTGGCTGCTCTCAAGAACAACCCTAAGCCTTTCCAAACCGGCCAGACAGAGAAGGTTGATAGATCAGCGCTTGAGATAACCAGTCTAGGTTCTTCTTCCCAGAGTCAGGACGAAgctggaggggagggaggagggagtcACGTGGTTAACGCCAAGTATGTCTCTGACCAGCGTCAGAATGGCAAACTCCGGAAGGGAGGTAGTAAGAATGCCAAAGTAAAAACAACCGCGACGAAGAGCAGTCGAGCCTCGGAAAGCAAAGAACCTACGACTGAGAGAAAAGTTGATAAATCCCAACACAGGTCTAGTTCTAGAAAGTCCCGGCATTTGGATGATGGGGGTTCTGTCCATGGGAAATCCTCCAAGAGATCAGCTGCTGGCAGCCATTCACACGGGGCGTCTTCCTGTAGAGTCAAACGAGTCCACGGGTCCATTCCAGAAGGCAGAGTTCTGGACAAACACGCCATGTCAACACTAGGAACTGCGAAGTCAAGTTCACGCAAGCCGCATCACCACGGAAAACACCACCACACCTGTAGCAACCACCACCATCACGGTCATCAGAACCAGGGACGCGACCAGGTCGTGGTCGTCGCGAAACCAAAGCACAAACGAAATAATTATCGGCGGTTGCGGGCGATCATGGAGGCGCCGCACGACGAGGCGCTCAAGAGAGCTCAGCACCTTCAGAAGAAGGAGATGACGAGACCGTCGGCAGCAAACGTGTACCACCCCTCCAAGGGGCAGATGGGTAGCCCGTACTCGTATGTGGCAGGAAGTGACTCGGAGTATTCCGCAGAATGTGCCTCGCTCTTCCACTCCACCATCGCGGACACCAGTGAGGACGAGCGGTCCAATTACACCGCAAACCGTTTCGGGGACAGCGAGTCCAGCGAGGAGTATGTGGAGGAGAGTACCACAAGTGATACTGAGGAAAGTGGAGGAGGTGGGGCCGGGGGAGGGACTGGTGCAACATGCAGGGGGCGGATAGGGGTAGCCGAATCCAGGGCAGCGGGGCAAGAAATGACCTCAGCTCAGGCAAAGGCCTTCATCAAGATTAAGGCTTCTCACAACCTAAAGAGGAAGATACTCAGGTTCAGGTCAGGTTCTCTCAAACTCATGACCACCGTTTGAGAATTGCGCGACCACCGTCCTGGACCAGAACTCTATCTTTTGGGGTGCCTTACCCATGTACCTCGAGTGTAAGAGAACCAACCCCAACTGTGAACCACTCCTCATGGTGCTTTTGGAGGACAGGTGTCTCCTGGTACGCTCATGAAATGGAAAAGACTTTTCTACACTGAAGCCAACCTCAAGCCTCGACGGCTCTAGAGACGACGCCAATCCAGTCATTCATCTTTGTAAAAGcatgtgtgatgtttgtttaGGGTGaaccccaacaacaaaacaaggtgaaaaaaaatgtaggtTTTTAAGTCAGAAGGTACTTTTGATGCCATTTCAGACACAAACTTCCATGTTCACCAGTCATGTCTGTCAGACACGGTTCTCTCTGGATTGCATTGGATTGTCATCCCGTTGCCTTCTCTTTGTTTATCATTCAGTACGAATACTTTACTGACCCTTGTTCTCTTTTGTATGTAatctggaatttaaaaaaaaaattttattagGAACTATCACTTAAGTAGCCTGTGTCTAAATTTACTGGCATGTGAAACAAGTCAGGTTTTGGGTCTCGACACGGCAACTCAAGACTTTTAAAGGTGTTAAAAAGAAGTCCAACTACATACCAGACCACTGGGGTGCTTATATGGACTCTGTGGGCCCCCCACACATTATAGACAACTTGAAGGCATAGCAAACTCACAAGTcccaatttaaaaatatttttcttaaaaacgCAAGGAAAGAGCCATTTCCAACTTCATGAAATCTGGACAAATGCAGCATttgatttttgttatattttggACATTGCTATTGGGAAAGAGGTGAGGGGCTAATTCACAGGTTAGATTTAGCCAATCAATTGACCCGAGTCTTTCCCTTCTCTTTATGACGGCCCAGTGAGTGCCTCAACTAATTTAAACCAGCTAGTAAACTTTTACACAAACCAAAACCAAATACATTTGAAGGCTCTTTAGAATGGCGAACTGGCATTCCTTAAGCAAAGCTGTCGAACAATCGCTCACCTTGCATGTGATACGGAGGTCGATGTCGTCCTCAAGAAGCTCCCGGACCTCAGACGTCTCCAAATTTGAAGACCTTTCTGGTTGATTTTGTTCGTCTTTGCAGTACCTGCTAATTGCTGCTAGCCGCTTTTGATATTGTCTTATTGTGGGTGCACATGTTGATGCTTGACATTGTGGATTTATACATATGGAAAGAGAGCCAAATTTCTAAAGTCAGAGTTAAATTCGTACGTTATTCGCTAGGTTTTGGAGAATTTGCCAATGTGGACGATCCAGATGGAATGGAACAAATGTTGGGACAGTCGAGTAATTCAAGTAATGTCTACAACAAAGATGGATTCTTCAGGTAGTTGTCAAGAAAGTTCTTCAGTTGGTTGCTCGAGGGTTAAGACGTCCAGAGCGTCTCCAGAGGGTCCTTCGGGAAGTTGTCCAGAGGGTTCTTGAAATGTTCTGTCGAGGGTTTAGGTTACATCTTCTGTTTTACTTGTAATCTCATTATTTCCTGC
The Antennarius striatus isolate MH-2024 chromosome 17, ASM4005453v1, whole genome shotgun sequence genome window above contains:
- the dact1 gene encoding dapper homolog 1, whose product is MSLSAASRRDRAAADAEAAAAERLRSVRDRLEATASGLGELEYLRQRQEVLVRTALDLQVDEEPNREAQLSPEEKLLEDNILLLRKQLNCLRRRDAGLISQLQELDRQISDLRLDTETPQDQLETDSRPSSGFYELSDGASGSLSNSSNSVFSECFCSTADADARFPSADELPSCLDCDGSVGGLLEDLSSSGTVRRSLSAPHPPTLDAVSFVGTCDHQSRYHCDVVARNGSEVFRYPSPLHAVAVQSPVFLQMLGHGGHRREEGFEGLKPEGSSPTDCISAPHVPQSSSWPTPSSAEIPPHKRLDGYIYSLVQRRALPVRTSRPRTSISTDPSKSILRQASLCLRQGSSPSSGPSLGSQRGCELKPSWPVGGASTESASTSSPQRQWSMESKSEEQDGQNVFPDGSGEMVQHGFKVNIPDLAQNQSSSALNGIQNLINKDINTGANSLLKNKKPLLPAGASPTTLSKDTRELDSPKFNSPPKDSKQPCSSPDQEQLYKSPPAVKTQLAALKNNPKPFQTGQTEKVDRSALEITSLGSSSQSQDEAGGEGGGSHVVNAKYVSDQRQNGKLRKGGSKNAKVKTTATKSSRASESKEPTTERKVDKSQHRSSSRKSRHLDDGGSVHGKSSKRSAAGSHSHGASSCRVKRVHGSIPEGRVLDKHAMSTLGTAKSSSRKPHHHGKHHHTCSNHHHHGHQNQGRDQVVVVAKPKHKRNNYRRLRAIMEAPHDEALKRAQHLQKKEMTRPSAANVYHPSKGQMGSPYSYVAGSDSEYSAECASLFHSTIADTSEDERSNYTANRFGDSESSEEYVEESTTSDTEESGGGGAGGGTGATCRGRIGVAESRAAGQEMTSAQAKAFIKIKASHNLKRKILRFRSGSLKLMTTV